The window TTTCGAGTTACATCGACCTGAAATATCGAGTCGAACTCAGGTTTGAAAAGCTTGAAGATCTGCTCCCTTTCCCCTCTCCCCACTGGGGAGAGGGCTGGGGTGAGGGGTGGTTCTCAAGAGCGGCGCAGAATCAGCCCTTAGCCTCGATCAGAACTTCTCAAGCGTCCGACGGCTCTCGCTGGTCTCACGCGCCACTTCTTTAGGCTTGTAAGCGCAATACCCCGGCCGTGGCCCGATTTTTGGGTGATTGCGGCAGGTGTCCGGGCGCTTTTCATAAATAGTGCACAGACGGCTCTTGCGATCCAGGTACAGGCAATCGTTATTGCTCATGCGCTGGAGGGTGAAGATCTCGGTTTTCTGGCTGTAGCGCTCGACGACCCCTTCCTTCTGCAAACGCTTGGCGATGTTCTTCGCCGGCTCGCCGCGCTCGAATTCGTCGACGATGCCGATACGGATCAGATCCTTGATCTTGACCTCGACCGGCAGGGTGCAGCAACTGGATACACACGAGCCGCACATCGGCGCAGAATATTTGGCCCAGGTATCGAGGCGATCGATCTCTGCGGCAGCGATCAGGTTGGACTTCATCATCGGTTGTTACCAGCGTGTGCATCAGGGCGCGCGATCATACCGGGACTGGTGGATTTTTGAACAACCTTTCGCCAGATTTTTTCTCCTTCTCCCAAATAACACCATTAATCCGGCACGGCCCCTGCATTGATTCAGGTACATGACAATGTAATGCCGGCCTATCTCGCACTATCAGGAAAAACTGCCGAACCAGAGTCCCCGCGGCCTGTCAGACCGTCTAGGCTCAACAACTCCACGCTCGCTCGAGGTCCTATCGATGACTCAAGAACCACTTGTTCGCGAAGCAGAGGTGGCCGCATTTCGCGATGCCGTCTTGACCAAACTCACCTACGCGGTGGGCAAAGACCCGGATCACGCCTTCGACCACGACTGGTTCGAAGCCATTGCCCTGGCAGCGCGCGATCACATGGTCGAACACTGGATGGATCACACCCGGCAGATCTACCGCAAAGGTCAGAAGCGGGTTTACTACCTCTCCCTCGAATTTCTCATCGGCCGGCTGCTGTACGACAGCCTGAGCAACCTCGGCCTGCTCGACGTCGCCCGCGAAGCGCTGACCGAACTTGGCGTCGACCTGGAACGCATTCGCCTGCTGGAGCCCGACGCGGCCCTGGGCAACGGTGGCCTCGGTCGTCTGGCAGCGTGCTTCATGGAAAGCATGTCGACCCTCGGCATTGCTGGCCACGGCTATGGCATTCGTTATGAGCACGGCTTGTTCCGCCAGGCCATCGTCGATGGCTGGCAGCAGGAGCAAACCGAACACTGGCTGGATTTCGGCAACCCGTGGGAATTTGAACGGCCTGAAGTCGTGTACCCGATCGGCTTCGGCGGCAGTGTCGAGACCGTGACCGATGAAGCCGGCAAGTCCAAGCAAGTCTGGTCCCCGGCGGAAACCGTGCGGGCCATTGCTTACGACACACCGGTGGTCGGCTGGCGCGGGGCGAGCGTCAATACGCTGCGCCTGTGGCGTGCCCGCGCCATGGAAGATTTGCACCTGGAACGCTTCAACGCAGGCGACCACTTGGGCGCTGTGGCCGAAGTCGCCCGGGCCGAAAGTATCTCCCGCGTGCTCTACCCGGCGGACAGCACCGAAGCCGGCCAGGAACTGCGCCTGCGCCAGGAATACTTCTTCGTCGCCGCGTCCTTGCAGGATTTGCTGCGCCGCCATCGCAACATGCACACCTCGGTCCTGACCCTGGGCGACCATGCGGCGATCCAGCTCAACGATACGCACCCGTCGATTGCCGTGGCCGAACTGATGCGTCAGCTCGTCGACGTCTACGATGTAGCATGGGACGCCGCGTGGCAGGTCACCGTCGACACGCTCTCGTACACCAACCACACGCTGTTGCCGGAAGCGCTGGAAACCTGGCCGGTCGGTTTGATGGAGCGGATGCTGCCGCGGCACATGCAGATCATTTATCAGATCAACGCCCAGCATATCGATTCGCTGCGTGCCAAAGGCATTCACGACTTCGACGTGCTGCGTGCGGTGTCGCTGATCGAAGAAGACAACGGCCGCCGCGTGCGCATGGGCAACCTGGCGTTCCTTGGTTCCCACAGCGTCAACGGCGTGTCCGCGCTGCACACGCAGCTGATGCGCAAAACCGTGTTCTCCGAACTGCACAAACTCTATCCAGAGCGGATCAACAACAAGACCAACGGCATCACCTTCCGCCGCTGGCTCTACCAAGCCAACCCCGAGCTGACGTCGATGATGGTCGACGCCCTCGGCCCGGACCTGTTGGACAACGCTGAAGCACGCCTGAAGGAACTGGAGCCGTTTGCCGAGAAAGCTGCGTTCCGCAAAGCCTTCGCCGAACAGCGCCTGCACAGTAAAAAAGCCTTGGCGTACCTGATTCATGAACGGCTGGGAATCGCGGTCA is drawn from Pseudomonas sp. 31-12 and contains these coding sequences:
- a CDS encoding YkgJ family cysteine cluster protein, with amino-acid sequence MKSNLIAAAEIDRLDTWAKYSAPMCGSCVSSCCTLPVEVKIKDLIRIGIVDEFERGEPAKNIAKRLQKEGVVERYSQKTEIFTLQRMSNNDCLYLDRKSRLCTIYEKRPDTCRNHPKIGPRPGYCAYKPKEVARETSESRRTLEKF
- a CDS encoding glycogen/starch/alpha-glucan phosphorylase, which codes for MTQEPLVREAEVAAFRDAVLTKLTYAVGKDPDHAFDHDWFEAIALAARDHMVEHWMDHTRQIYRKGQKRVYYLSLEFLIGRLLYDSLSNLGLLDVAREALTELGVDLERIRLLEPDAALGNGGLGRLAACFMESMSTLGIAGHGYGIRYEHGLFRQAIVDGWQQEQTEHWLDFGNPWEFERPEVVYPIGFGGSVETVTDEAGKSKQVWSPAETVRAIAYDTPVVGWRGASVNTLRLWRARAMEDLHLERFNAGDHLGAVAEVARAESISRVLYPADSTEAGQELRLRQEYFFVAASLQDLLRRHRNMHTSVLTLGDHAAIQLNDTHPSIAVAELMRQLVDVYDVAWDAAWQVTVDTLSYTNHTLLPEALETWPVGLMERMLPRHMQIIYQINAQHIDSLRAKGIHDFDVLRAVSLIEEDNGRRVRMGNLAFLGSHSVNGVSALHTQLMRKTVFSELHKLYPERINNKTNGITFRRWLYQANPELTSMMVDALGPDLLDNAEARLKELEPFAEKAAFRKAFAEQRLHSKKALAYLIHERLGIAVNPAAMFDVQVKRIHEYKRQLLNLMHTVALYQAIRAEPEIDWVPRVKIFAGKAAASYHQAKLIIKLTNDIARVVNNDPTVRGLLKVVFLPNYNVSLAESIIPAADLSEQISTAGFEASGTSNMKFGLNGALTIGTLDGANVEMCEFIGAEHMFIFGLSAQQVEARKQNHEFNATPDIAASHRLNDVLQAIRGGVFSPDDPSRYAGLIDSLIDYDRFLVCADFDSYWDAQMRVEAHWHDSQAWWRSAVLNTSRMGWFSSDRTIREYATDIWKALE